CTTATGTGTGTTTTCCCACAAGGATTTAAGAAATGTCCGAGCCAGCCAAACTGCGCGCTCACGGCCAGGCCCACTGCAAGGATTGCAGCCTGGCCCCGCTCTGCTTGCCACTTTCATTGAATCTGGAAGACATGGACGCGCTGGACGACATCGTAAAACGTGGTCGCCCGCTGAAAAAAGGCGAGTTTCTGTTTCGCCAGGGCGACAAATTCGATTCCGTCTATGCAGTACGTTCGGGCGCCTTGAAAACCTTCAGCCTCAGCGACAGCGGCGAAGAACAGATCACCGGTTTTCACCTGCCCAGCGAGCTGGTCGGGCTGTCGGGCATGGACACCGAGATTCACCCGGTGTCGGCCCAGGCGCTGGAGACCACATCGGTATGCGAAATTCCCTTCGAACGCCTCGACGAACTGGCCCTGCAACTGCCACAACTGCGCCGCCAGTTGATGCGCGTGATGAGCCGCGAAATTCGTGACGACCAGCAAATGATGTTGTTGCTGTCGAAGAAAACCGCCGATGAGCGCATTGCCACCTTCCTGGTCAATCTATCGGCGCGCTTCCGTGCCCGTGGCTTCTCGGCCAACCAGTTCCGCCTGAGCATGTCGCGCAACGAAATCGGCAACTACCTGGGCCTCGCGGTGGAAACCGTGTCCCGCGTATTTACCCGTTTCCAGCAGAACGAACTACTGGCCGCCGAAGGCAAGGAAGTGCACATCCTCGATCCGATCCAGCTGTGCGCGCTGGCCGGCGGCTCTCTGGAAGGCTGAGCCAGACATCTGCGGCCGCGCCAAGCAGCGAGGCCGCAGGTATACTCCGAGTCCGTTTTCCTCCCAGGACTCTTCGACGATGACCTTCGATTCGTTCGACATCAAATCCCTGATCCGCCCTGTCATCGACTTCCCCAAGCCTGGGGTGATCTTCCGTGACATCACGCCGTTGTTCCAATCACCCAAGGCCCTGCGCCTGGTGGCCGACACCTTTGCCCACCGTTATGTCGAAGCCGATTTCAGCCATATCGGCGCCATGGATGCGCGTGGTTTCCTGATCGGGTCGATCATCGCCTACCAACTGAACAAGCCGCTGATTCTGTTCCGCAAGCAGGGCAAGCTGCCGGCCGATGTGCTGGCCGAGGGTTACCAGACCGAGTACGGCGAAGCCTTCCTGGAAGTGCACGCCGACAGCCTGTGCGAAGGTGACTCGGTGCTGATCTTCGATGACCTGATCGCCACCGGCGGAACCTTGATCGCAGCGGCGAACCTGGTGCGGCGCATGGGCGCCAAGGTCTTTGAAGCGGCGGCGATTATTGACCTGCCGGAACTGGGCGGCTCGCAGCGCTTGGAAGATATGGGGATTCCGACTTTTTGCCTGACGCAGTTTGCGTTGACTGAACGTTAACGAGTGGCCGGGCTGAGGACATCGCGGACAACATATATCTCACTAACACTGCAAAACCATTGTGGGAGGGGGCTTGCTCCCGATGGCGGTGTATCAGTTAACACATTCATTGACTGACCCACTGCTATCGGGAGCAAGCCCCCTCCCACATTTTTAGCCCTGCAGTGTCCGCTAGAGCGCGATCGGCTTGCGACCGGCGAACGAGTGCGCCAGGGTGCCGCCGTCCACCAACTCCAACTCTCCGCCCAACGGCACGCCATGGGCGATGCGCGACGTGATCAGGCCTTTGTTGCTCAGCAGTTGGGCGATGTAATGCGCAGTGGCTTCACCTTCCACGGTCGGGTTGGTGGCCAGGATCACTTCGGTAAAGGTGCCCTGCTCTTCGATCCGCGCCACCAGTTGCGGAATGCCGATAGCCTCCGGGCCCAGGCCGTCCAGGGGTGACAGATGGCCCTTGAGCACAAAGTAGCGCCCGCGATAACCGGTCTGCTCCACCGCGTACACGTCCATCGGCCCTTCCACCACGCACAACAGCGTGTCGTCGCGGCGCGGGTCGGCGCATTGCGGGCAGAGTTCTTCTTCGGTGAGGGTGCGGCACTGGCGGCAGTGGCCCACACCTTCCATGGCCTGGCTCAGGGCCTGGGCCAACCGGGAACCGCCGCTGCGATCGCGCTCCAGTAGTTGCAGCGCCATGCGCTGGGCGGTTTTCTGGCCGACGCCGGGCAACGTGCGCAGGGCGTCGATCAGTTGGCGAATCAGGGGGCTGAAGCTCATGGGGCAATGGTCCGACAAAACAACGAGACGCGGTTTATACCCGCGCCCCGGATTAGCGTCAAATCCTCAATCCTGGGCGACGCGCACCACCAACTTGCCGAAGTTGCGCCCCTCGAGCAAACCGATAAAGGCTTCGGGCGCGCGCTCCAGGCCCTCGACCACGTCTTCGCGGAACTTGATCTTAGCGTCGCGTACCCAAGGCGCCATGGCGCTGAGGAACTCGGGCTGACGGTCGCCGTAGTCGTCGAATACGATAAAGCCCTGGATCCGCACACGCTTGGTCAACAGGGTACGTTGCAAGGCCGGCAAGCGATCAGGCCCGCTGGGCGCCTCATGGGCGTTGTAGCCGGCGATGAGCCCGCACAGGGGAATGCGAGCCTTGGAGTTGAGCAAGGGCACTATGGCGTCGAATACTTTGCCACCGACGTTCTCGAAGTAGATGTCCACACCGTTGAAGCAGGCTTGGGCCAACTCATCGGCAAACTCCGCGCTCTTGTGGTCGATACAGGCATCAAAGCCAAGCTCATCCACCACATAACGGCACTTGTCGGCGCCGCCCGCGACGCCGACCACACGCAAGCCCTTGAGCTTGGCCACCTGGCCCACCACCGAGCCCACCGCGCCGGATGCCGCGGCGACCACCAGGGTTTCGCCGGCCTTGGGTTGACCGATGTCCATCAGGCCCATGTAGGCAGTCATGCCAGGCATGCCCAGCACACCCAGGGCCATTGACGGACTGGGCAGGCCTTTGGGCACCGGCATCAGGTTGCGGCCGTCGGAAATACTGTGGCTCTGCCAGCCGGTGGCGCCGACCACCAGGTCGCCCACCTCGAATTCAGGATGACGCGACTGTTCGATACGGCTGACAGCGCCCCCGGTCATTACCTCGTCGATTTCCACCGGTGCGGCGTAGGACGGGGCATCGCTCATACGCCCACGCATGTAGGGATCGAGGGACAGGTACAGCGTTTTGAGCAGTACCTGGCCGTCCGCCAACTCCGGCAGGCTCACGCGCTCCAGGCGGAAGTTTTCCGGGGTGGGCGCGCCGTGAGGGCGCGAGACCAGGACGATGCGCTGGTTGAGTGTCGGTTCTTGAGGCATGAAGGGGCTCCTTTATCGAATTCATCGGTACAGGGTGCAGACCATCATCAGGTGGTTGGGGTTCAGATCGTTCCCACCTGCTGGAGCGATCACCGGCAGACAAAAAAATGCCAGGCACGAGGCCTGGCATTGGAGCTTAGCGCAGACTGCCGATCAGAACGGCAGCTTCATGCCCGGTGGCAGCTGCATGCCAGCGGTCACACCGGACATTTTGTCCTGGCTGTTGGCTTCGATCTTGCGCACGGCGTCGTTGACGGCGGCGGCGAACAAGTCTTCCAGCACTTCACGGTCGTCATCGCTGACGCCTTCGAGCAGGCTTGGGTCGATGCTCACGCGCTTGATGTCGTGACGACCGGTCATCACCACGCTGACCATATCGCCACCGGCTTTACCGGTGACTTCGGCGTTGGCCAGTTCTTCCTGCATCTTGGCCATTTTTTCCTGCATCTGCTGCGCCTGCTTCATCAGGCCGGCCATGCCACCTTTCATCATGGGAATCACCTCAAACGTTCGTGGATCAGTTAATAGCCCGGTGTTATGACGCCTGGGGCACCGGGGCTTCGACAGGTTCAATAGTATCGTGGCGGACGACCGCACCGAAGTGTTGCATCATTTGTTGGATGAGCGGATCGCCGTGGATCGACTCTTCAGCCTCGCGCTGGCGGTTGAGGCGCCGGCGTGTGGCGGCCTGGGCGGGGGTTTCCTGCTCGGGCTTGATCAACTCGATGGCGATGGTCAGCGTGCGCCCATGGTACTGGTTGAGCGCGTCATTGAGCCGGCGTTGCTGGGTCGCGTTGAACAGGGCGCTATGGGCCGGGTCCAGGTGCAGCAACCAGTGGTCGCCCTCGATGGAGATCAGCGTGCAGTTGGCGGCGATGCTACCGGTCATGCCGGAGATCGGCAGTTTCGGGAACAGTTCCAGCCATTGCAACGCCAGGCCGGTGGCCGGGGCCGCAGCGGGTTCAGGCTCGGGCTCGGGCGCAGGCTCGGCGGCGTGTTCGCTGGCCAGGTCGTCTAGGTAGCTGTAGGCCGAATCCATGTCCGGCTCGATGTAGTCTTCGTCCAGCGGCGGCTCGTCGTCATCGAGGTCGATGCCCGGCGTGGCGCTATCGACCTGGGCCACGGTCGGCTCGGGCACCGGCGCCGACACCCACTCCGGCGCGGCCGGCACTGCGCTGTCCGGGGTCGGCGCAGGCATTGGCGTCAGCTCGGGCTGCTCGCCGGTGGTTTCCAGCACGGGCTCCACGGCGGGTTGCAGCTCGACTTCGGGTTCGGGCTCGGGTTCTACCGGGTCGTTCCACGGCAGGTCGACGACAGGCGCGGGCTCGGCTTCGATAACCGGCGCAGGCTCGGCCACCGGCGCCGCCGCGACAGGCGCAGGCGCCGGGGCAGGCGCAGCAACCACTGGCGCGACGACCGCCGCGCCAGCCACTGGTTTGGCGGAATCAACTGTGGCCTGGCTGATCCCCACTGGCTTTAGCGGCTGCCTCGGTACGTCTGCCGAGTCCGCAGGCCGGAAGGCCAGCATCCGCAGCAGCACCATCTCGAAGCCACCCCGCGGGTCCGGCGCCAGCGGCAGGTCGCGGCGACCGATCAGCCCCATCTGGTAGTAGAACTGCACATCTTCGGCCGGCAGCGCCTGGGCCAGGGCCAATACGCGGTCGCGGTCGCCATGACCGTTGTCGACCCCTTCCGGCAGGGCCTGGGCGATGGCAACGCGGTGCAGCACATTAAGGATTTCCGACAGCACGCCGTTCCAATCCGGGCCCTGTTCCGACAAGTGGCGCACCGCTTCAAGCAACGCCTTGGCGTCACCTTCGATCAGCGCGTGCAGCACGTCGAACACCTGGCCGTGGTCGAGGGTGCCGAGCATCGCGCGCACATCGGCGGCCATGACCTTGCCTTCACCAAAGGCGATGGCTTGGTCGGTGAGGCTCATGGCATCCCGCATCGAGCCATCGGCGGCGCGGCCGAGCAGCCACAGTGCGTCGTCTTCGAACGGCACGTTCTCGACGCCCAGCACGTGGGTCAAATGCTCGACCACGCGCTCGGGGGTCATGTTTTTCAGAGAGAACTGCAGGCACCGCGACAGAATCGTTGCAGGAAGCTTCTGCGGGTCGGTGGTGGCCAGGATGAATTTGACGTAGGGCGGCGGCTCTTCCAGGGTTTTCAACAAGGCGTTGAAGGAATGGCTGGACAGCATGTGCACTTCGTCGATCAGGTAGACCTTGAAGCGGCCGCGGCTCGGCGCGTACTGCACGTTGTCGAGCAGTTCGCGGGTGTCTTCGACCTTGGTGCGGCTCGCAGCGTCGATCTCGATCAGGTCGACGAAACGCCCTTCGTCGATTTCCCGGCACACCGAACAGGTGCCGCAGGGCGTCGAGGTGATGCCGGTTTCACAGTTCAGGCACTTGGCGATGATGCGCGCAATAGTGGTCTTGCCCACCCCACGGGTGCCGGTGAACAGGTAGGCATGGTGCAGCCGTTGGCTGTCCAAGGCATTGATCAGAGCCTTGAGCACATGGGTCTGGCCGACCATTTCGCGGAACGAGCGCGGGCGCCATTTACGTGCAAGAACCTGATAACTCATCGAAAACCGTCGCAACTGGGAAGCGGAAGCCCGTAATGCTAGCGGAGCAAGGGGGAAATTGCATCCGGCACGCTCGTCTAATCTGACTAAGCTCTGCGCAGTGGCCTGCAAAGGCCTGAACCCGGAGAGAATATGCGCGTAGTCCTGGGCGCTTTATGGATGATCACCACGGCGAGCCTTGCGGCGCCTGCACCGCTGCGCTTTTCGGTGTCCGACAGTTGGGCGATGCCCATGGTGCAACTGGATAATGGCCGGCCAACCCAGGGTATTTTGTATGACTTGATGTCGAGCCTGGCCACCCACGTTGGCCATCCGGCGCACTTCCAGGTACTGGCACGCGCACGGATCGCCGCGTCCATGGCCCATGGTGAAATTGACGTGCGCTGTTACGTCACGCCGTCATGGGTCGATAACCTGTCGGGCGATTACATCTGGAGCGTGCCGCTGATGGTGCAGCGCAACGTACTGGTAAGTACCCGCAGCCAGCCGGTACAGATACTCAAGCTGGCGCCACAGTCGATCGGCACGGTGCTCAATTATCGCTATGCCATCCTCGATCCGCTGTTTGCCAACGGCCAGCTCAGCCGGGACGATGCACGCAGCGAAGAACAGGTGCTGCACAAACTGGTGGCCGGGCGTTACACCTACGCGGCGAGCAACGAATGGAGCGTCGACCGCTTCAACCAAAAAATGCCGATCGGCCAACGGCTGCACAAGGTGGCCGTGATTAATGAGCAAGACCTCGGCTGCGTCGTGCGCAATGACCCCACCGTACCGGTGCAAAAAATTCTGCGCGCGCTGCTGCACATGAAGATGTCCGGCGAAATCGACGACATCATCAAGCTGTACACCGGCGAGGATCCGGTGCCGCTGCACACTCCTGACAGGAACTGACAGGGCTGCCTTATAGACTCGGCGCCACTCAACGTTCGTACCCCAAGGAGCCTGCATGAACACCCTCGCCCATTACTTCCTGCTGTATGTCGACAGCCCGGCCACCAGCGCCAATTTCTACAGCCGCCTGCTGGGCAAGCCGCCCGTGGAGCTCAATCCGACCTTTGCCCTGTTCATCCTCGACAACGGCGTGAAGCTGGGCCTGTGGTCGCGCCACACCGTGCAGCCGGCCGCCACGGCCACCGGCGGGGGCGGCGAAGTGGGCTTTGCCCTGGCTGACACTGCCGCCGTCAGGGCGCTGCACGATCAATGGGTAGAGCGCGGCGCGCCGATCCTGCAGTCACCGACCGCCGTGGACTTCGGCTACACCTTCGTCGCCCAAGACCCCGACGGTCACCGCTTGCGCGCGTTCAGCCTGAACGACTGAGCGCCAACGCCCCTCCAGACTGATGGCCGCCACACTCGCCAA
This region of Pseudomonas asgharzadehiana genomic DNA includes:
- the fnr gene encoding fumarate/nitrate reduction transcriptional regulator Fnr; the encoded protein is MSEPAKLRAHGQAHCKDCSLAPLCLPLSLNLEDMDALDDIVKRGRPLKKGEFLFRQGDKFDSVYAVRSGALKTFSLSDSGEEQITGFHLPSELVGLSGMDTEIHPVSAQALETTSVCEIPFERLDELALQLPQLRRQLMRVMSREIRDDQQMMLLLSKKTADERIATFLVNLSARFRARGFSANQFRLSMSRNEIGNYLGLAVETVSRVFTRFQQNELLAAEGKEVHILDPIQLCALAGGSLEG
- a CDS encoding adenine phosphoribosyltransferase — its product is MTFDSFDIKSLIRPVIDFPKPGVIFRDITPLFQSPKALRLVADTFAHRYVEADFSHIGAMDARGFLIGSIIAYQLNKPLILFRKQGKLPADVLAEGYQTEYGEAFLEVHADSLCEGDSVLIFDDLIATGGTLIAAANLVRRMGAKVFEAAAIIDLPELGGSQRLEDMGIPTFCLTQFALTER
- the recR gene encoding recombination mediator RecR — its product is MSFSPLIRQLIDALRTLPGVGQKTAQRMALQLLERDRSGGSRLAQALSQAMEGVGHCRQCRTLTEEELCPQCADPRRDDTLLCVVEGPMDVYAVEQTGYRGRYFVLKGHLSPLDGLGPEAIGIPQLVARIEEQGTFTEVILATNPTVEGEATAHYIAQLLSNKGLITSRIAHGVPLGGELELVDGGTLAHSFAGRKPIAL
- a CDS encoding NADP-dependent oxidoreductase; translation: MPQEPTLNQRIVLVSRPHGAPTPENFRLERVSLPELADGQVLLKTLYLSLDPYMRGRMSDAPSYAAPVEIDEVMTGGAVSRIEQSRHPEFEVGDLVVGATGWQSHSISDGRNLMPVPKGLPSPSMALGVLGMPGMTAYMGLMDIGQPKAGETLVVAAASGAVGSVVGQVAKLKGLRVVGVAGGADKCRYVVDELGFDACIDHKSAEFADELAQACFNGVDIYFENVGGKVFDAIVPLLNSKARIPLCGLIAGYNAHEAPSGPDRLPALQRTLLTKRVRIQGFIVFDDYGDRQPEFLSAMAPWVRDAKIKFREDVVEGLERAPEAFIGLLEGRNFGKLVVRVAQD
- a CDS encoding YbaB/EbfC family nucleoid-associated protein; amino-acid sequence: MMKGGMAGLMKQAQQMQEKMAKMQEELANAEVTGKAGGDMVSVVMTGRHDIKRVSIDPSLLEGVSDDDREVLEDLFAAAVNDAVRKIEANSQDKMSGVTAGMQLPPGMKLPF
- the dnaX gene encoding DNA polymerase III subunit gamma/tau produces the protein MSYQVLARKWRPRSFREMVGQTHVLKALINALDSQRLHHAYLFTGTRGVGKTTIARIIAKCLNCETGITSTPCGTCSVCREIDEGRFVDLIEIDAASRTKVEDTRELLDNVQYAPSRGRFKVYLIDEVHMLSSHSFNALLKTLEEPPPYVKFILATTDPQKLPATILSRCLQFSLKNMTPERVVEHLTHVLGVENVPFEDDALWLLGRAADGSMRDAMSLTDQAIAFGEGKVMAADVRAMLGTLDHGQVFDVLHALIEGDAKALLEAVRHLSEQGPDWNGVLSEILNVLHRVAIAQALPEGVDNGHGDRDRVLALAQALPAEDVQFYYQMGLIGRRDLPLAPDPRGGFEMVLLRMLAFRPADSADVPRQPLKPVGISQATVDSAKPVAGAAVVAPVVAAPAPAPAPVAAAPVAEPAPVIEAEPAPVVDLPWNDPVEPEPEPEVELQPAVEPVLETTGEQPELTPMPAPTPDSAVPAAPEWVSAPVPEPTVAQVDSATPGIDLDDDEPPLDEDYIEPDMDSAYSYLDDLASEHAAEPAPEPEPEPAAAPATGLALQWLELFPKLPISGMTGSIAANCTLISIEGDHWLLHLDPAHSALFNATQQRRLNDALNQYHGRTLTIAIELIKPEQETPAQAATRRRLNRQREAEESIHGDPLIQQMMQHFGAVVRHDTIEPVEAPVPQAS
- a CDS encoding substrate-binding periplasmic protein, translated to MRVVLGALWMITTASLAAPAPLRFSVSDSWAMPMVQLDNGRPTQGILYDLMSSLATHVGHPAHFQVLARARIAASMAHGEIDVRCYVTPSWVDNLSGDYIWSVPLMVQRNVLVSTRSQPVQILKLAPQSIGTVLNYRYAILDPLFANGQLSRDDARSEEQVLHKLVAGRYTYAASNEWSVDRFNQKMPIGQRLHKVAVINEQDLGCVVRNDPTVPVQKILRALLHMKMSGEIDDIIKLYTGEDPVPLHTPDRN
- a CDS encoding VOC family protein; this translates as MNTLAHYFLLYVDSPATSANFYSRLLGKPPVELNPTFALFILDNGVKLGLWSRHTVQPAATATGGGGEVGFALADTAAVRALHDQWVERGAPILQSPTAVDFGYTFVAQDPDGHRLRAFSLND